A window of the Cutaneotrichosporon cavernicola HIS019 DNA, chromosome: 6 genome harbors these coding sequences:
- a CDS encoding uncharacterized protein (Right handed beta helix region), which produces MLLLGLVLPLALACVPNTADLQALLTTGGKGYVLSLCPDTVYSVSKSLNFTAPEQEISTEGYPTDGSRATLRVVGGTCAVRASGDGLDGVRLRYVQVDGNRVGNASASGTSQGNIEVGGNNRGQLVEWVRSFNPRGWTCLHVTEGTLKCTETAIQHNDIGPCGHDTWQDWADGISLSCANSTVYNNTVVDATDGGIVIFGAPYSIVHENRIRAQTRVMLGGINLVDVLPWKPGNYSGTRVLSNRIEGGYATSMGNDTRGPNEQRALIKIGIGIGPRVWWDETYQNTSRGGEVANNVLSGAFTFGVAVGGAQNFQITNNTFVGNETFIGQYGPNCTQSDKTPNPPVALLREPDSLTSVNIAKRNTYDWVDGRVQGLTCFVPPAASEWAWPYGGGGVNADPTTSVSPTPTAGVDKKGAAANNAPAAWLLAVAGLVIVVI; this is translated from the exons ATGCTCTTGCTGGGGCTTGTACTGCCCCTCGCACTTGCGTGTGTCCCCAACACGGCCGACTTGCAGGCGCTCCTCACCACAGGTGGGAAGGGGTACGTCCTCTCCCTGTGTCCTGATACTGTTTACTCGGTGTCCAAGTCGCTCAACTTCACCGCGCCAGAGCAGGAGATCAGTACCGAGGGATATCCGACCGACGGGAGTCGGGCTACCCTCCGCGTGGTGGGGGGGACTTGTGCCGTTAGAGCTTCAGGGGACGGGCTGGATGGCGTGCGACTGAGATATGTCCAGGTGGACGGAAACCGGGTGGGGAACGCTAGCGCGTCGGGGACCAGCCAGGGGAATATTGAGGTTGGGGGGAATAATCGTGGACAGTTGGTCGAGTGGGTGCGGAGCTTCAATCCGCGCGGTTGGACTTGTTTGCATGT CACAGAGGGTACCCTCAAGTGCACGGAAACCGCGATACAGCATAACGATATCGGACCATGCGGACATGATACGTGGCAGGAC TGGGCCGATGGTATTAGCCTCTCGTGCGCCAACAGCACGGTGTACAACAACACAGTCGTGGACGCGACCGACGGCGGGATCGTGATCTTTGGCGCCCCATACTCAATCGTACACGAGAACAGGATTAGAGCCCAAACGAGAGTGATGCTGGGAGGCATTAATC tcgtcgacgtgctTCCCTGGAAGCCGGGGAACTACTCGGGCACACGTGTCCTCTCGAACCGCATCGAAGGCGGCTACGCGACCTCCATGGGCAACGATACACGTGGCCCAAATGAGCAACGCGCACTCATCAAGATCGGTATCGGCATCGGGCCGCGCGTGTGGTGGGA CGAAACGTATCAGAACACATCGcggggcggcgaggtcgcgaATAATGTCCTCTCTGGAGCGTTTACGTTCGGTGTGGCGGTCGGCGGGGCGCAGAACTTCCAGATCACGAATAACACGTTTGTGGGGAATGAGACGTTT ATCGGCCAGTATGGTCCCAACTGCACGCAGTCGGACAAGACACCCAACCCACCAGTCGCACTTCTCCGGGAGCCCGACTCGCTCACCAGCGTCAACATCGCCAAACGCAATACTTACGACTGGGTCGACGGACGTGTACAGGGCCTCACGTGCTTTGTgccgccagccgcgagCGAATGGGCGTGGCCGTacggcggtggcggggtCAATGCCGACCCAACCACGTCGGTATCGCCAACACCGACCGCCGGCGTTGACAAGAAGGGCGCAGCAGCGAACAACGCACCGGCCGCTTGGCTGCTTGCGGTCGCTGGCCTTGTGATTGTTGTTATTTAG